The sequence below is a genomic window from Blastococcus sp. Marseille-P5729.
TCGGTACATCCCGCGCCGGTCATCACGAACGCGCCGACCATCATCCCTGCGGCCCATCGCATGACACGGCCCATCGTGCACTCCCCGCTCGTCGGCGTCCCTCGCTCGCTTCGAGCTCCAGCCGCCACAGAATAACCAGCGCACGACGGTCAAACCAGCGTTGTCCACAGACCGATTCGCGGTCATCGACTGATACACGAGCACTGGCGGCTTGAGGCGTCTCTGCCGGCGTCCGGCCGTCATCGACGAACGTGGGGTCGCACTCGCGGGCTGCGTCTTGGCCGCTGGACAGAGACGAACGTGCGGTTGGCGGCCGTGCGCGCCGACGGGGTGGCCCGCCCCCACCCCCGCGCGACCACAGGCCGGAAGAGAGGACTTCTAGGCACCCCGGGAATCACCACGTGGCTGTGCGGTCGCGGGCTGCCGAAACCTAGGCGTGCTTGATCTCGGCGGCCTTCTCCAGGCCAAGCTGCTCGATCGAGGTCTGCCGCATATCTACCTTGCGGATCTTGCCGGTCACCGTCATCGGGAACTCATCGGCGACGATCACATACCGCGGGATCTTGAAGTGGGTGATCTTGCCGCTGCAGAACTCCCGCACCCGCTCCGAGTCGAGATGTTCGGACGCCCCGGGCTTCATCTTGATCCAGGCGCACAGCTCCTCGCCGTACTTCTCGTCCGGGACGCCGACCACCTGCACGTCCTCGATGTCGGGATGGGTGTAGAGGAACTCCTCGATCTCCCGCGGGTACACGTTCTCGCCGCCGCGGATGATCATGTCCTTCAGCCGCCCCACGATGTTGACGTAACCCTCTTCGTCCATGGTCGCGAGGTCGCCGGTGTGCATCCACCCATCGACGACTGCCTCGGCGGTCTTCTCCTCGTTGTTCCAGTAGCCGAGCATCACCGAGTACCCCTTGGTGCAGTACTCGCCCGTCTCGCCGTACCCCACGGTCTCACCCGTCGCCGGGTCGACGACCTTGATCTCGATGTGCGGCAGCACCCGACCGACGGTCTCGGTACGCCGCTGCAGGTTGTCGTCCATGCGCGTCTGGCACGACACCGGGGAGGTCTCGGTCATGCCGTAGCAGTTCGTGATCCCCTCCATGTTCATGTCCGAAACGATCCGCTTGGCGACCTCGATCGGCGCCGACGAGCCAGCGATCACCCCCGTGCGCAGCGACGACAGATCGCGCGGGTTCTTGTCGAGCTCGGCGAGCATCGCGATGAACATCGTCGGTACGCCGTACAGCGCGGTGCACTTCTCGGCCACGACCGCATCGAGCGTGATCACCGGATCGAACGCCGGCGCTGGGATCACCGTGCAGGTGCCGTGCGTGAGCGCGCCGAGGTTGCCCATCACCATGCCGAAGCAGTGGTAGAACGGCACCGGCAGGCAGACCCGGTCCTCCTCCGTCCACGCCTGCGTCTCGGTCATGAAGTAGCCGTTGTTGAGGATGTTGCGGTGCGAGAGCGTCGCGCCCTTCGGGAAGCCGGTCGTGCCCGAGGTGTACTGAATGTTGATCGGCTCGTTCTGCTCGAGGCCGTTCATCACTTCGTGGATCCGGTCGACGTCCGCCTCGGTCGACATCAGGTCGTTCCAGCTGTCCTCGCCGAAGAAGATCAGCTTTCTGACCGTCGGGGTCTCCGATTGGACGTCGAGCAGCATCTGCTTGTACTCGCTGGTCTTGAACGACACCATCGCGATGACCATCGAGATCTCGGACTGGTTCAGCACGTAGGCGAGCTCGTGCGAGCGGTACGCCGGGTTGATGTTCACCAGGATCGCGCCGATCTTCGCTGTCGCGTACTGCGTGATCGTCCACTCGGCGCAGTTCGGCGCCCAGATGCCGACCCGATCGCCCTTCTTCACACCAAGGTCGAGCAGGCCCGTGGCGACCCGGTCGACGTCCTCGTTCAGCTCGCGCCAGGTCCACCGTCGACCGCTCTGGACCTCCACGATCGCCTCGCGGTCGCCGAAGCGCCCGACGGTCTTCTCGAGCATCTCGCCGATGGTCTCGGTCAGCAGTGGCGGGGTGTCCTCGCCCTTGCGGTAGGCCTCTCCGGTCATTCGCAACTCCGGTGCTGTACGGGGGCGTTGCGGGATCAACGCCAGCGTGTTGAGGATGGGCTCGGGACAGCCCACGGTGGCCTCATTCTGCCGACTCGCAGCGCTGTTGGCTAGGTCACGAAGCCTGCCCGGCTATGCACCGTGCGACGGCCGCGATTTAATCGACGACAGACCGCACGTTTGTATAGAACCTAGCCGCGGCGGACGCCGCAGAGGGAGACACCGCATGGGACCGCTCAAGGGCATCAAGGTCATCGAGATCGCCAGCCTGGCACCCGCCCCGATGGGGACGACGATCCTGGCCGACCTGGGCGCCGAGGTCATCCTCGTGGACCGGCCCGGTGGCACCAAGGGCGGCGCCAACACCGGCGACGGCAACCCGGTGCGGCGCAACCGCCGCTCGATCACCCTCGACCTGAAGAAGCCCGAGGCGCTGGAGATCCTGTTGAAGCTCTGCGACGAGGCTGACGTGTTCGTCGAGGGCTTCCGTCCCGGCGTCACCGAGCGACTCGGCCTCGGCCCTGACGACCTCGCCGCCCGCAACCCCGGCATCGTCTACGCACGCATGACCGGCTGGGGCCAGACCGGCCCGCTCGCGCAGACCGCCGGCCACGACATGAACTACATCGCGATGACCGGCGTCCTGCACATGCTCGGCAAGTCCGGCGACAAGCCGCAGTTCCCGGCCAATCTGCTCGGCGACTTCGGTGGCGGCGGCATGCTGATGGCGCTGGGCATCCTCGCGGCGCTGGTCGAGCGGGCGAGCTCCGGCAAGGGCCAGGTCGTCGATGCCGCGATGGTGGACGGCGCCGCCCAGCTCGCCTCGTTCATCTTCGGCCTGCGTGGCGCCGGTCAGTGGAGCGAGCCGCGCGGTGAGAACCTGCTCGATGGCGGCGCACCCTTCTACGACACCTACGAGTGCGCGGACGGCGGGTATCTCGCCGTCGGCTGCATCGAGCCGCAGTTCTATGCCGAGTTCCTCAAGGGACTAGATATCGACCCCGAATCCCTGCCGCACCAGCACGACCGCGAGCAGTGGCCAGCGATCAAGGCCCGCTTCGCCGAGACGATCGCGAAGCAGCCGCGCGCCCACTGGGAGCAGGTCTTCGAGGGCACCGACGCCTGCGTCGCGCCGATCCTGTCCCCCGACGAGGCGTTCGTGCACCCCGCGAACACCGAACGGGGGGTCTTCACCGAGATCAACGGCGTCCCCCAGCCAGTCGGCGCGCCTCGGTTCAGCCGCACGGTCAATGACGCGCCGAAGGCGCCGCCGCCCGCCGGCGAGAACAACGACGAGATCCTCGCCGGCATCGGCTACTCGGCCGACCAGATCCAGCAGGCGAAGGACGCCGGCGCCCTCGGGTGGCCGACCGCGAACGTTGAGCGCCGCCAGGCCGGGCGTCTCACACGTGGGCTGATCGGGCCGCCCTAAACTCGACGGATCATGCCTGACAGCCCTCGCCCGGACGACGCGATCCCGCCGTCCGACCACACCGCCGAGCCGGCCGATCCGGACGTCGTACCCGTCAAGCCCCGTGAGCGCTCGGACGACGCGCTCATCGAGAGCGAGACGGTCCGGCGCCGGTGGCGTGAGCATCCGGTCGCGAGGATCTTCGCCCGGATCGCGGTTGCGCTCGGCGGGGTACTGATCGGCGTCCTGCTGGGTGGCCAGACCACCGCCGACATCGGGCCGATCCGAGTCAGCGCCGAGCTCTTCGTCGGGCCGGGTCAGGCCGTGCTGCGGATCCCGCCGCTCGGAGCGCTCGAGGTCGACGCCTACGAAGGACCGCTCCGTCTGGAGATGACGGTGCTGCAGGTCGACCAGGCCAAGGCCACGCAGTACGTCAACGGTGCTAGCAGCCTGGACCAGCTCACCGCCGAGGTCGAGAGCGACCTGCGTGACACTCTGCAGGCGCTCGCGCTCAGGACCGTGGGGTGGGCGATCGTCGGCGGCGGGATCGCCAGTTTCCTTATGTTCCGGCGATTTCGCGAGGCGCTGATCTCGGTCGGGACGTCGGTCGCGCTGATCGTCGCCACCGGCGTCGTCGGCTACCTGACCTTCGATGCGAAGGCACTGCAGCAGCCGACGTACACCGGCCTGCTCGCGCAGGCTCCTGCGATCGTCGGCAACATCACCGACCTGGCCGACAAGTTCGCCGACTACCGCAAGTCTCTGGTCAAGCTGGTCACCAACGTGTCGACCCTCTACACCGCCGTATCGACGCTGCCGACGGATCCGGGCACGGGAAACACGACGAAGGTGCTGCACGTCTCCGACATCCACATGAATCCCGCCGGGTTCGACCTCATCGCCAGCCTCGTCGAGCAGTTCCAGATCGACTTCGTGATCGACACCGGCGACCTCGTCGACTGGGGCACCCCACAGGAGTCGAAGACCTTCGAGACCATCGGCGGGCTCGGCATCCCCTACGTGTACATCCGCGGCAACCACGACTCGCTCACCACCCAGGAGCAGGTTGCCCAGTACCCGAACGTCACCGTGCTCGAAAAGAGCACCGTCGAGATCGAAGGCCTGACCATCGTGGGCGTAGGGGATCCGCGGTTCAGCCCGGATCGGACGACGTACGACGACTCCAGCCTCGACGAGGCGGTCGAGAAGTCGGCCGAGGACTTCGCCGAGTACGTCGCGGACCTCGATGAGGGGCCCGACATC
It includes:
- a CDS encoding AMP-binding protein — its product is MTGEAYRKGEDTPPLLTETIGEMLEKTVGRFGDREAIVEVQSGRRWTWRELNEDVDRVATGLLDLGVKKGDRVGIWAPNCAEWTITQYATAKIGAILVNINPAYRSHELAYVLNQSEISMVIAMVSFKTSEYKQMLLDVQSETPTVRKLIFFGEDSWNDLMSTEADVDRIHEVMNGLEQNEPINIQYTSGTTGFPKGATLSHRNILNNGYFMTETQAWTEEDRVCLPVPFYHCFGMVMGNLGALTHGTCTVIPAPAFDPVITLDAVVAEKCTALYGVPTMFIAMLAELDKNPRDLSSLRTGVIAGSSAPIEVAKRIVSDMNMEGITNCYGMTETSPVSCQTRMDDNLQRRTETVGRVLPHIEIKVVDPATGETVGYGETGEYCTKGYSVMLGYWNNEEKTAEAVVDGWMHTGDLATMDEEGYVNIVGRLKDMIIRGGENVYPREIEEFLYTHPDIEDVQVVGVPDEKYGEELCAWIKMKPGASEHLDSERVREFCSGKITHFKIPRYVIVADEFPMTVTGKIRKVDMRQTSIEQLGLEKAAEIKHA
- a CDS encoding CaiB/BaiF CoA-transferase family protein, coding for MGPLKGIKVIEIASLAPAPMGTTILADLGAEVILVDRPGGTKGGANTGDGNPVRRNRRSITLDLKKPEALEILLKLCDEADVFVEGFRPGVTERLGLGPDDLAARNPGIVYARMTGWGQTGPLAQTAGHDMNYIAMTGVLHMLGKSGDKPQFPANLLGDFGGGGMLMALGILAALVERASSGKGQVVDAAMVDGAAQLASFIFGLRGAGQWSEPRGENLLDGGAPFYDTYECADGGYLAVGCIEPQFYAEFLKGLDIDPESLPHQHDREQWPAIKARFAETIAKQPRAHWEQVFEGTDACVAPILSPDEAFVHPANTERGVFTEINGVPQPVGAPRFSRTVNDAPKAPPPAGENNDEILAGIGYSADQIQQAKDAGALGWPTANVERRQAGRLTRGLIGPP
- a CDS encoding metallophosphoesterase; amino-acid sequence: MPDSPRPDDAIPPSDHTAEPADPDVVPVKPRERSDDALIESETVRRRWREHPVARIFARIAVALGGVLIGVLLGGQTTADIGPIRVSAELFVGPGQAVLRIPPLGALEVDAYEGPLRLEMTVLQVDQAKATQYVNGASSLDQLTAEVESDLRDTLQALALRTVGWAIVGGGIASFLMFRRFREALISVGTSVALIVATGVVGYLTFDAKALQQPTYTGLLAQAPAIVGNITDLADKFADYRKSLVKLVTNVSTLYTAVSTLPTDPGTGNTTKVLHVSDIHMNPAGFDLIASLVEQFQIDFVIDTGDLVDWGTPQESKTFETIGGLGIPYVYIRGNHDSLTTQEQVAQYPNVTVLEKSTVEIEGLTIVGVGDPRFSPDRTTYDDSSLDEAVEKSAEDFAEYVADLDEGPDIVLFHDPKPEEILQETGPIVLSGHRHKRTVDQLDNGTLLMVQGSTGGAGLRGLEGEDPTPLTATVLYFDTETNELIAWDDIRLGGLGQTDVSIDRSLAPEAIEEAEESAASITPSESPAPDDDTSRPSGPTSGTAPSEPQTTAEPTPATTASPGG